In the genome of Laspinema palackyanum D2c, one region contains:
- a CDS encoding response regulator has translation MPPKILFVDDEPSFEKLIRRQFRKQIRSEQYEFIFAGNGVEALEALQSDAEIRVTITDINMPQMNGLTLLEKIRELDSSIETVVVSAYSDMKNIRTAMNRGAFDFLTKPIDFEDLEITINRALSEVQKLREDRKKLLDAQTQMIQNEKMTALGQLVAGVAHEINNPVGFIASNIEIAEDYMNGLIELIQSYQGKFPEPGEDIAEKIHEIDLEYIVNDVPEVIASMKEGSERICYLSNSLRTFSRSDTTTKIPFNIHDGIDSTLLILKHRLKSSEVRPSIEVKKDYAELSPVICYPGQLNQVFMNLIANAIDALDEASVGRDWAEMMKNQPNIISIRTYPIEGDQVAISIADNGPGMSEEVMARVFEYLYTTKPVGTGTGLGLYISHQIIADNHGGQLRCVSAPGQGAEFIIEIPMK, from the coding sequence ATGCCACCCAAAATTTTATTTGTAGATGATGAACCTTCATTTGAGAAATTAATTAGAAGGCAATTTCGCAAGCAAATTCGGTCCGAACAATATGAATTTATATTTGCCGGTAATGGAGTGGAAGCCCTGGAAGCCTTACAATCTGATGCCGAAATTCGGGTGACCATCACCGATATTAATATGCCCCAAATGAATGGCCTAACCTTACTGGAAAAAATCCGCGAACTCGATTCCAGCATTGAAACTGTGGTCGTGTCCGCCTACAGCGATATGAAAAATATTAGAACCGCCATGAATCGGGGGGCTTTTGACTTTCTGACTAAACCCATCGATTTTGAAGACTTAGAAATTACCATCAACCGAGCCTTAAGTGAAGTCCAAAAACTCAGGGAAGACCGTAAAAAATTATTGGATGCTCAAACTCAAATGATCCAAAATGAAAAAATGACCGCCTTGGGTCAATTAGTGGCGGGGGTAGCCCATGAAATTAATAACCCCGTGGGTTTTATTGCGAGCAATATTGAAATTGCCGAAGATTACATGAACGGACTCATCGAACTGATCCAGTCTTATCAGGGCAAGTTTCCCGAACCCGGAGAAGATATTGCTGAGAAAATTCACGAAATCGACTTAGAATATATTGTGAATGATGTTCCCGAAGTGATTGCCTCCATGAAAGAGGGCAGTGAGCGCATCTGTTATTTGAGTAATTCATTACGCACCTTTTCCCGGTCCGATACGACCACGAAAATTCCCTTTAATATTCATGATGGCATCGATAGCACTCTGTTAATTTTAAAACATCGATTAAAATCCAGTGAAGTCAGACCCTCTATTGAAGTAAAAAAAGACTATGCAGAATTGTCGCCCGTGATTTGCTATCCGGGACAACTGAATCAGGTGTTTATGAATTTAATTGCCAATGCCATTGATGCCCTAGATGAGGCCAGCGTCGGACGGGATTGGGCCGAAATGATGAAGAACCAGCCCAATATTATCAGCATTCGCACTTACCCGATTGAGGGCGATCAGGTGGCGATTTCGATTGCTGATAACGGTCCGGGGATGAGTGAGGAAGTAATGGCCCGAGTTTTTGAATACTTATATACCACCAAACCCGTCGGTACCGGCACCGGCCTAGGATTATATATCAGTCATCAAATTATCGCCGACAATCATGGGGGACAATTACGTTGTGTGAGTGCCCCAGGACAGGGAGCAGAATTTATTATTGAAATCCCGATGAAATAG
- a CDS encoding SDR family oxidoreductase, with the protein MATYLVTGTARGIGLALCQQLQERGDTAIAVCRESSPELDALGIRVETGIDITSDQTLKELVQRLQGISLDVLVNNAGILEEDSLDRLDFDSIQRQFEVNALGTLRVTQALLPFLSPGSKIGIVTSRMGSIEDNSSGGYYGYRMSKVAVSMAGKSLAIDLKPRKIAVGIVHPGLVQTRMTDFSGISTREAAHGIIQRIDNLTLDNSGTFWHANGEVLPW; encoded by the coding sequence ATGGCAACTTATTTAGTAACAGGAACTGCTCGTGGCATTGGGTTAGCATTGTGCCAGCAGTTACAGGAACGGGGGGATACGGCGATCGCGGTTTGTCGTGAGTCGTCCCCGGAGTTAGATGCATTAGGGATTCGAGTCGAAACCGGAATTGATATCACTTCGGATCAAACCCTAAAAGAACTGGTGCAGCGATTGCAGGGGATATCCTTAGATGTGTTGGTCAATAATGCGGGCATTTTAGAAGAAGATAGCCTCGATCGCCTAGATTTTGACAGCATTCAACGGCAGTTTGAGGTCAATGCTTTGGGAACATTGCGAGTGACTCAGGCACTGCTACCGTTTCTCTCTCCGGGGTCCAAAATTGGGATTGTCACCAGTCGCATGGGTTCTATTGAGGATAATAGTTCCGGAGGTTATTATGGGTATCGGATGTCAAAAGTCGCCGTGAGTATGGCAGGCAAATCCCTGGCGATCGATTTAAAACCGCGCAAAATTGCCGTAGGGATTGTACATCCCGGGTTAGTTCAGACCCGCATGACGGATTTTAGTGGAATTTCCACCCGGGAAGCCGCGCATGGTATCATTCAGCGAATTGATAATCTCACTCTGGATAATTCGGGTACGTTTTGGCACGCCAATGGCGAAGTCTTACCGTGGTAG
- a CDS encoding dynamin family protein, translating to MQQEVYQDVVRNIRAALGALELDKSLPLYQDSLTICEALENPVFRIAVFGPFNYGKSTLLNALLGQRTLPIDLIPTTGAAIHVRYGEELSAKITLTDGQVMSDRGTAILKQYAILDQERRMRNDVAAVEVFCPHSFLQIGVEFLDLPGTNDREEQDNLVRNQLLTADLVVQVLDARKLMTLGERENLRDWLLDRGIETVVFAVNFMNLMDPDDQKEVSSRMRFVAESFRSNLPPGISNLYRVDALPALRARLKGDAAAAQTTGLPMFESALQSIVAFHQEKTTNWLPRLEAIAFQICQSLTAKIQGLNTDLAVIEEKQANKIQLQQKAEKLIKQGFEGSVSDLQSKLYLPNLLKRYELEAIAALQQGQFRTWETQSFQPAMVKHQQEITSWVNKSCEFFNHSHPGTLTLKFPDPPSVPGPQTPSAPKSPKRPTAISGDTPLDWLLESPVGNTVARSAYYILNRIIEPNSSTPATPSTPGSSLDLQTIYKKAVEDYLTRFSEAAFSTLQDYEKIASSVMRFQPVKPSSEMLTKHHQIQFLQNVLEALTQDLQSLKGT from the coding sequence ATGCAGCAGGAAGTTTATCAAGATGTAGTCAGGAATATCAGGGCAGCATTAGGGGCATTAGAATTGGATAAAAGTTTACCCCTGTATCAAGATAGCCTGACAATTTGCGAAGCGTTGGAAAATCCCGTCTTTCGGATTGCGGTTTTTGGGCCTTTTAATTATGGCAAATCTACTTTACTCAATGCTTTGCTGGGACAGCGCACTCTCCCGATTGATTTGATTCCGACAACGGGGGCTGCAATTCATGTTAGATATGGGGAAGAACTGAGCGCTAAAATTACCTTAACTGATGGACAGGTAATGAGCGATCGCGGGACGGCTATCCTCAAGCAATATGCTATTTTAGACCAGGAGCGCCGGATGCGAAATGATGTTGCTGCGGTGGAGGTGTTCTGTCCTCATTCTTTTCTGCAAATTGGGGTAGAATTTTTGGATTTGCCCGGAACCAATGACCGGGAAGAACAGGATAATCTAGTCAGAAATCAACTATTAACGGCAGATTTGGTGGTGCAGGTACTTGATGCTCGTAAGTTGATGACCCTGGGAGAACGGGAAAATCTCCGGGATTGGCTGCTCGATCGCGGGATTGAAACGGTGGTGTTTGCGGTCAATTTTATGAATTTAATGGACCCAGACGACCAAAAAGAAGTGTCCAGTCGAATGCGGTTTGTGGCAGAAAGTTTTCGCTCTAATTTGCCTCCGGGGATTAGTAATTTGTATCGAGTTGATGCTTTACCCGCCCTGCGAGCCAGACTGAAAGGGGATGCGGCAGCAGCGCAGACTACGGGTCTGCCAATGTTTGAATCGGCGCTGCAAAGTATTGTGGCATTTCATCAAGAAAAAACTACTAATTGGTTGCCACGCTTAGAGGCGATCGCCTTTCAAATCTGCCAGTCTTTAACGGCAAAAATTCAAGGGTTGAACACTGATTTAGCCGTTATTGAAGAAAAACAGGCGAATAAAATTCAATTGCAACAAAAGGCGGAAAAACTGATTAAACAAGGGTTTGAGGGGAGCGTTTCTGATTTGCAAAGTAAGCTGTATTTACCGAATCTGTTAAAGCGATATGAACTGGAGGCGATCGCCGCACTGCAACAGGGTCAATTTCGCACCTGGGAAACCCAATCTTTTCAACCGGCGATGGTTAAACATCAACAAGAAATTACCAGTTGGGTAAATAAATCTTGTGAGTTTTTCAACCACTCCCACCCCGGAACATTAACCCTAAAATTTCCTGACCCTCCCTCGGTCCCTGGTCCCCAAACTCCCTCGGCTCCTAAGTCGCCAAAACGTCCCACCGCTATCTCAGGGGACACTCCTTTGGATTGGCTATTAGAAAGTCCTGTGGGGAATACGGTGGCTCGCAGTGCTTATTATATCCTGAATCGAATTATTGAACCCAATTCATCTACCCCCGCCACTCCTAGCACTCCGGGGAGTTCTCTTGATTTACAAACGATCTATAAAAAAGCGGTGGAGGACTATCTGACGCGGTTCAGTGAAGCGGCTTTTTCAACCCTGCAAGACTATGAAAAAATAGCCTCGTCCGTGATGCGATTTCAACCCGTTAAGCCCTCCTCGGAGATGCTCACGAAGCACCATCAAATCCAGTTTTTGCAGAATGTATTGGAGGCGTTAACTCAGGATTTGCAGTCTTTGAAGGGGACTTAA
- a CDS encoding DUF3040 domain-containing protein, with protein MNDKRNPDKELAEREREIAERERSLRLREMEMELYKAEPPLYQTIKEEPVESKRQRWGRQLKRVGKYALVVVLVFTAVRVGTMLASAVIVGAIAWVGYKLFFDSDKPNK; from the coding sequence ATGAATGACAAACGTAACCCAGACAAGGAACTCGCAGAGCGAGAACGAGAAATTGCGGAGCGAGAGCGATCGCTACGACTGCGGGAAATGGAGATGGAGCTATACAAAGCAGAACCTCCCCTGTATCAAACCATTAAAGAGGAACCTGTTGAATCGAAGCGGCAACGCTGGGGAAGACAACTCAAGCGGGTAGGAAAGTATGCCCTGGTTGTGGTTCTCGTTTTCACTGCTGTCCGGGTGGGAACGATGCTGGCGAGTGCGGTGATTGTTGGGGCGATCGCTTGGGTAGGTTACAAACTTTTTTTTGACTCAGATAAACCCAATAAATAG
- a CDS encoding dynamin family protein, with translation MVYKMEAASFINNLERVAQVRFEVAACLDRMVDLLETDESQGEETSGKLGLQSNITDLTLGTKNLRQGVFRLLVLGDMKRGKSTFLNALIGEKLLPADVNPCTALLTVLRYGKQKTVTVYFKEGKPPERLDFPTFKQRYTINPDEAKTLEQEKKLAFPEVNYAVVEYPLALLEKGIEIVDSPGLNDTEARNEMSLNYINNCHGILFVLRAGQPVTLEERRYLDNYIKGRGLTVFFLINAWDEISKGLIDPDNVEELQEAQEKLRQVFHSNLADYCQVEGYDLYPERVFEISSLQALRRRVKDPNQSLEGTGFPEFMGAINQFLTEERAVAQMRQARTLARQSTDRLREAIARRIPLLDRDVNELKARISSVEPEFEKLNDIRDRFSDEIRSVRDQKARGISESLRAYILNLGSTFEADFSPYQPDLGFFESLNQGKREAFNDAFKQAFEQYLNDKITAWEKTANQEMQEAFTQLAKRASEYGSAYSRITQAMTDKLIGQQIYTRSDFNSEDNSPTWASWAMGLVSLATGNIAGVFLASAGFDWKNILVNSLSVIGIYSFLAIFSIPVLLTGPLGILLVGLGVGALQAEQGRKELIKATKKELIKYLPQIAEEQGKVIHQAITECFDTYDCEVMNRLNDDIKSRRMELDNLLQQKQSREINRDSELKRLQKLEADFISECRTVNRVYESLISYNG, from the coding sequence ATGGTTTATAAAATGGAAGCCGCAAGTTTTATTAACAATTTGGAGCGTGTGGCTCAAGTCCGATTTGAGGTGGCTGCCTGTCTGGATCGGATGGTTGATTTGTTAGAAACTGACGAATCCCAGGGGGAGGAAACCTCTGGAAAACTGGGATTACAAAGCAACATCACGGATCTGACCCTCGGCACAAAGAATTTACGGCAGGGGGTGTTTAGACTGCTGGTTCTGGGCGACATGAAGCGGGGAAAAAGCACCTTCTTGAATGCTTTAATTGGAGAGAAACTATTACCGGCAGATGTGAATCCCTGTACAGCCTTGCTCACGGTGTTACGCTACGGAAAACAGAAAACGGTGACGGTTTATTTCAAAGAGGGCAAACCCCCGGAACGTTTAGATTTTCCTACCTTCAAGCAGCGTTATACCATTAATCCAGACGAAGCCAAGACCCTAGAACAGGAGAAAAAGTTAGCCTTTCCCGAGGTGAACTATGCGGTGGTTGAATATCCCTTAGCATTACTGGAAAAGGGTATTGAAATTGTAGACAGTCCGGGCCTGAATGATACGGAAGCACGGAATGAAATGTCTCTGAATTATATTAATAACTGTCATGGAATTTTGTTTGTCCTCCGTGCGGGTCAGCCGGTGACTTTGGAGGAGCGCCGCTATTTGGATAATTATATCAAAGGGCGCGGATTAACAGTTTTTTTCTTGATTAATGCTTGGGATGAAATTAGCAAGGGACTAATTGACCCTGATAACGTGGAAGAACTCCAAGAAGCGCAGGAAAAACTGCGGCAGGTATTTCATAGCAATTTGGCTGACTATTGCCAGGTGGAGGGCTATGATCTGTATCCTGAACGAGTGTTTGAAATTTCTTCACTCCAGGCATTGCGGCGACGAGTGAAAGACCCGAATCAATCCTTAGAAGGGACGGGATTTCCGGAGTTTATGGGGGCGATTAATCAGTTTTTGACGGAAGAAAGAGCGGTAGCTCAAATGCGGCAAGCGCGAACTTTAGCGCGTCAGAGTACCGATCGCCTACGGGAGGCGATCGCCCGTCGGATTCCTTTACTCGATCGCGATGTTAACGAATTGAAAGCGCGGATTTCCTCCGTAGAACCGGAATTCGAGAAACTCAATGACATCCGCGATCGCTTCTCTGATGAAATTAGAAGCGTCCGGGATCAGAAAGCGCGGGGGATTTCCGAGTCATTGCGCGCCTACATTCTCAATCTGGGCAGTACCTTTGAAGCCGATTTCTCCCCGTACCAACCGGATTTAGGCTTTTTTGAATCCTTAAACCAAGGGAAACGAGAAGCGTTTAATGACGCATTTAAACAGGCATTTGAACAATACCTGAATGATAAAATAACCGCATGGGAAAAAACCGCAAACCAAGAAATGCAGGAAGCTTTTACCCAACTTGCCAAGCGAGCATCCGAGTATGGTTCAGCCTATAGTCGCATCACCCAGGCGATGACTGACAAATTAATCGGGCAACAAATTTATACCCGCAGCGATTTTAATTCAGAAGACAATTCTCCCACCTGGGCGAGTTGGGCAATGGGATTAGTTTCCCTGGCAACGGGTAACATCGCAGGCGTCTTTTTAGCAAGTGCGGGATTCGACTGGAAAAACATTCTTGTTAACTCTCTATCGGTGATTGGTATCTATAGCTTTTTAGCCATTTTTTCGATTCCGGTGCTGTTAACTGGACCCCTGGGCATCCTGCTGGTGGGATTAGGCGTGGGTGCATTGCAAGCAGAACAAGGTCGCAAAGAATTGATTAAGGCAACGAAAAAAGAGCTGATTAAATATCTGCCCCAAATCGCAGAAGAACAGGGTAAAGTCATTCATCAAGCGATCACAGAGTGTTTTGATACTTATGATTGTGAAGTGATGAACCGGCTGAATGATGATATTAAATCTCGTCGGATGGAATTAGATAATTTGCTCCAACAAAAACAGTCCAGAGAAATTAATCGAGACAGTGAGTTAAAGCGTCTGCAAAAACTAGAGGCAGACTTTATCTCAGAATGCCGGACGGTTAACCGGGTTTATGAGTCCTTAATCTCATACAATGGCTGA
- a CDS encoding J domain-containing protein, whose protein sequence is MIDPVEAKFQALEMDAELANLKQMNRRSHQEAIALRPQAPPPPVSDKIARFYKILGLNSNASLKEVKQAYRTLLKKWHPDLFYENPEKQQKAQEVIQKMNEIYKEICGQMGK, encoded by the coding sequence ATGATTGACCCTGTGGAAGCCAAGTTTCAGGCATTGGAAATGGATGCAGAATTAGCCAATCTGAAACAGATGAACCGGCGATCGCATCAGGAGGCGATCGCTCTTCGTCCGCAAGCACCTCCGCCACCTGTTAGCGATAAAATTGCTCGGTTTTACAAAATCCTCGGGCTGAACTCTAATGCTTCGCTGAAAGAGGTGAAACAAGCTTATCGAACTTTACTAAAAAAATGGCATCCTGATTTATTTTATGAAAATCCAGAAAAGCAACAAAAAGCTCAGGAAGTTATCCAAAAAATGAACGAAATTTATAAAGAAATATGTGGTCAAATGGGGAAGTGA
- a CDS encoding dynamin family protein — MSYKMETKSFLTNLERVAEVRADVANAFSKIAEILQESETSGAKKSGQLGLEREIEDTQKASKNLRHGVFRLLVLGDMKRGKSTFLNALIGENILPSDVNPCTALLTVLRYGPEKKVTVYFKDGKSPQELDFKSFKQNYTIPPSEAKQLEQNQQQAFPDVDYAVLEYPLSLLQKGVEIVDSPGLNDTESRNELSLGYINNCHAILFVMRASQPCTLGERRYLENYIKGRGLSVFFLINAWDQVRESLIDPDDEEELQDSETRLRQVFKANLAEYCVVDGHDIYEERVFEISAIQALRRRIKDAVASLEGTGFPSFLGALNAFLTQERAVSELRQARTLARQTSTRVREAIARRIPLLDGDVNELKQRISSVEPEFKALTNIRDRFKDEIKQVRDNKARAIADSFRTYVLNLGNTFESDFLTYQPDIKFGDFIDKGKRENFEARFRQAFEQYINDKLSAWSLTAEQEMNGAFIQLAKSASQYGSDYTKVTTKITEKLTGQQIHAGSNSLPEDSSPAWANWAMGLVSLATGNLAGAALMGAGFDWKNILLNMVAVIGISAAISTVFGVILGPITLALVGLGVGLFQADRARLEVVKVTKKELVKYLPQVADQQWQPIHDAVKECFDAYDREVTQRIDDDIKSRQAELDNLLAQKQSHEINRSSELERLRKLESDVSLEARNIETEYQDLLISVG; from the coding sequence ATGAGCTATAAAATGGAAACAAAAAGTTTTTTGACTAATTTAGAGCGGGTCGCAGAAGTGCGAGCAGATGTGGCTAATGCGTTCAGCAAGATAGCCGAAATTTTGCAAGAATCTGAAACATCAGGGGCGAAAAAATCTGGGCAATTGGGCTTAGAGCGCGAAATAGAAGATACGCAAAAAGCCAGCAAAAATTTACGGCATGGGGTCTTTCGGCTGCTGGTTTTGGGAGATATGAAGCGGGGAAAAAGCACTTTTCTCAATGCGTTAATTGGAGAGAATATTTTACCCAGTGATGTCAACCCTTGTACTGCCCTGCTGACGGTGTTGCGCTACGGACCGGAAAAGAAGGTAACGGTCTATTTTAAGGATGGAAAAAGCCCCCAAGAGCTAGATTTTAAAAGTTTTAAGCAGAACTACACCATCCCTCCCTCGGAAGCGAAACAACTGGAACAGAACCAGCAACAAGCGTTTCCCGATGTAGACTATGCAGTGTTAGAGTACCCGCTATCGCTACTGCAAAAAGGGGTGGAAATTGTTGATAGTCCAGGGCTGAATGATACGGAATCTCGAAATGAATTGTCCCTGGGGTATATTAACAATTGCCATGCAATTTTATTTGTGATGAGGGCATCACAACCTTGCACCCTGGGAGAACGCCGCTATCTGGAGAATTATATTAAGGGTCGGGGATTGAGTGTGTTTTTCCTGATTAATGCTTGGGATCAGGTGCGGGAGAGTTTAATTGACCCGGATGATGAGGAAGAATTGCAGGATTCTGAGACGCGATTGCGGCAAGTTTTTAAGGCGAATTTGGCAGAATATTGTGTGGTGGATGGGCATGATATTTATGAGGAGCGGGTGTTTGAAATTTCAGCGATTCAAGCGTTGAGACGACGGATTAAGGATGCAGTGGCTTCGTTAGAGGGAACGGGATTCCCCAGTTTTTTGGGGGCGTTGAATGCGTTTTTAACCCAGGAACGGGCGGTTTCTGAATTGCGGCAGGCGCGAACTTTAGCACGTCAAACCTCCACGCGAGTGCGCGAGGCGATCGCCCGCCGGATTCCGTTACTGGATGGGGATGTGAATGAGTTAAAACAGCGGATTAGTTCGGTTGAACCGGAGTTTAAAGCTTTAACGAATATTCGCGATCGCTTCAAGGATGAAATCAAACAGGTCCGAGATAACAAAGCGCGGGCGATCGCTGATTCATTCCGCACTTATGTCCTCAACTTAGGCAATACCTTTGAAAGTGATTTCTTAACCTATCAACCGGATATCAAATTTGGAGATTTTATCGATAAAGGCAAACGAGAGAACTTTGAAGCCCGGTTTCGGCAGGCATTTGAGCAGTACATTAATGATAAATTATCCGCTTGGAGCCTCACCGCCGAACAAGAGATGAATGGGGCGTTCATTCAATTAGCCAAAAGTGCCTCACAGTACGGGTCCGACTACACCAAAGTCACCACTAAAATTACCGAAAAACTCACCGGACAACAAATCCATGCCGGTAGCAACAGTTTACCGGAAGATAGCTCTCCCGCCTGGGCAAATTGGGCAATGGGATTAGTTTCATTAGCTACAGGAAATCTAGCAGGAGCCGCCCTCATGGGAGCCGGTTTCGACTGGAAAAATATCCTGTTAAATATGGTAGCCGTGATTGGAATTAGTGCGGCGATTTCCACCGTGTTTGGGGTTATTTTAGGGCCAATTACTTTAGCACTGGTGGGATTAGGCGTGGGGTTATTTCAGGCCGATCGCGCTCGCTTAGAAGTGGTCAAAGTGACTAAAAAAGAACTGGTCAAATATCTGCCCCAAGTCGCTGATCAACAGTGGCAGCCGATTCACGATGCGGTTAAAGAGTGTTTTGATGCTTATGACCGGGAGGTAACTCAACGCATTGATGATGATATCAAATCTCGCCAAGCGGAATTAGATAATTTGCTGGCACAAAAGCAATCCCATGAAATTAATCGGAGCAGTGAATTAGAACGACTCAGAAAGTTAGAGTCTGATGTCAGTTTGGAGGCGCGAAATATTGAGACAGAATATCAGGATTTACTGATTTCTGTAGGCTAA